The nucleotide sequence TTAGCGCTATTTCATACCATAAATATTGCATTTTGGTTACCATTACCGGCTTGGTGCCTGGTCCGACCGTAAAATCCGGGCAGGCTGTGTCACACAAGGCAGGAAAAGCATGAGCCAGAAAACCGTCAGACCGACCGATATCAAGTTGCACCAGAAATCGCGCCTTCTCGAAGTGGCGTTCGATGATGACAGCCATTTCAAGTTTCCCTGTGAATATCTTAGGGTGTATTCGCCTTCTGCCGAGGTCCGCGGCCATTCACCGGGGCAGGAAGTACTCCAGGTCGGCAAGGAGAATGTGAACATCACTCAAATTGAGCCGGTGGGCACTTATGCCATCTGCCTGTATTTCGACGATGGCCACAGCACCGGTATTTACTCCTGGGACTGGCTGCACGATTTGGGGGTGAACCAGGAAAAGTTGTGGAAGCAGTATCTGGAGCGTCTTGCCAAGGCTGGCCATCAGCGCAAGCCTGCCAAAACGGCGGAGTAATTTTTCATGCCGCAACCCAGCCATCACGAACGCAAGACGCATTTTGGCTTCCGCGAAGTCCCGGAATCCGAGAAAGACGGTCTTGTCGCTGGCGTGTTCCATTCGGTCGCCAACAAATACGACCTGATGAACGATCTCATGTCGCTGGGCGTCCACCGCTTATGGAAGCAGTATGCGGTGGAGGCGAGCGGCGTACGCGCTGGCATGCGTGTGCTCGATGTCGCCGGTGGGACCGGTGACCTGGCGGCAAAATTCGCTCTGCGGGTCGGCTGGCGCGGACAGGTGGTGCTCGCCGATATCAACTATTCCATGTTGGAAATTGGTCGCGGACGTCTGGCGGACGAGGGATACGCGGGCAATGTCGCCTTCGTGCAGGCGAATGCCGAGAACCTGCCGTTTCCGGAAGATCATTTTGACCGTGTGAGCATCGCTTTCGGGTTGCGCAACGTGACGCACATCGATCGCGCCTTGGCATCCATGTTCCGGATTTTGAAGCCGGGCGGGGCATTACTGGTGTTGGAATTTTCCCGCCCTGTCGCACCGGGTTTAAGCCGCCTTTACGATGCCTATTCTTTTAATGTCCTGCCGTGGCTGGGGCGCGTGGTGGCGCACGATGAAGGCAGTTATCGCTATCTTGCTGAATCGATCCGCAAGCATCCCGATCAGGAAACACTGAAGACCATGATGGAGCGAGCCGGGTTCGAACGCGTGCAATATTTCAATTTGACTGGCGGCATCGTCGCCCTGCATAAAGCTTATAAGTACTGAACCGGGTTTTTCTCGCCGGGTGAATTTCGTGAACGCTGACCAGACATTCATTGCCTTCCTGGAAACTGCCGTCAATCGTTTGTTGCGTCTGGATTCCGCGACGCTT is from Sulfuricaulis sp. and encodes:
- the ubiE gene encoding bifunctional demethylmenaquinone methyltransferase/2-methoxy-6-polyprenyl-1,4-benzoquinol methylase UbiE → MPQPSHHERKTHFGFREVPESEKDGLVAGVFHSVANKYDLMNDLMSLGVHRLWKQYAVEASGVRAGMRVLDVAGGTGDLAAKFALRVGWRGQVVLADINYSMLEIGRGRLADEGYAGNVAFVQANAENLPFPEDHFDRVSIAFGLRNVTHIDRALASMFRILKPGGALLVLEFSRPVAPGLSRLYDAYSFNVLPWLGRVVAHDEGSYRYLAESIRKHPDQETLKTMMERAGFERVQYFNLTGGIVALHKAYKY
- a CDS encoding DUF971 domain-containing protein; protein product: MSQKTVRPTDIKLHQKSRLLEVAFDDDSHFKFPCEYLRVYSPSAEVRGHSPGQEVLQVGKENVNITQIEPVGTYAICLYFDDGHSTGIYSWDWLHDLGVNQEKLWKQYLERLAKAGHQRKPAKTAE